In Methanobrevibacter arboriphilus JCM 13429 = DSM 1125, a single window of DNA contains:
- a CDS encoding DUF4013 domain-containing protein — MNISELFKNSFKYPTKDWGKVLILGLLVIGLFILMSIAGISLVFAQAIPIAIIFVIALIFAIIVGLIYSGYGLSVIRETIFNKNVAIDEQEESLPEFKWSENIIDGLKVLVLNIVYMIIPVIITLILAYALGVFSEFASINQSLNIYNQTGAYLPNSIAAGYMVSNGYAVAIVNTVAAILSVIFSLFAFIAMAKLAESGKLGSIIKFREINDTISRIGWGDYIVWFILLYIIVVVISFIAALIIFIPIIGFIIYLLIVPSFLTLFQSRSIGLIYNEADN; from the coding sequence ATGAACATCTCAGAATTATTTAAAAATTCATTTAAATATCCAACTAAAGATTGGGGAAAAGTATTAATTTTAGGCTTATTAGTAATAGGATTATTTATATTAATGAGTATTGCTGGAATTAGTCTTGTATTTGCTCAAGCCATTCCAATAGCTATAATATTTGTTATAGCATTAATTTTTGCTATAATTGTTGGCTTAATTTATAGTGGATATGGTCTAAGTGTAATAAGAGAAACTATTTTTAATAAAAATGTAGCAATTGATGAGCAAGAAGAATCTTTACCAGAATTTAAGTGGTCTGAAAACATTATTGATGGATTAAAGGTTTTAGTTTTAAACATTGTATATATGATAATACCAGTTATTATTACTTTGATACTTGCTTATGCTTTAGGTGTATTTTCTGAATTTGCAAGCATTAATCAATCTTTAAATATTTATAATCAAACTGGAGCGTATTTACCTAATTCAATTGCTGCAGGATATATGGTTAGTAATGGATATGCAGTCGCTATCGTTAATACTGTAGCAGCTATTTTATCAGTAATATTCTCATTATTTGCATTTATTGCTATGGCAAAATTAGCTGAATCTGGTAAATTAGGCTCAATTATTAAATTTAGAGAAATAAATGATACAATTTCTAGAATTGGCTGGGGAGATTATATAGTCTGGTTCATACTTCTATATATAATTGTAGTTGTTATTTCTTTTATAGCTGCTCTAATTATTTTCATTCCAATAATTGGTTTCATTATTTATTTATTAATAGTTCCATCTTTCTTGACTTTATTCCAATCAAGATCAATTGGTTTGATATATAATGAAGCAGATAATTGA
- a CDS encoding DUF4013 domain-containing protein: protein MKTIELFKDSLSYPSKDVDKLLTLGVLFFFDAIISLLPSLTTALGYGLLTQILYFISNIIGIFIVLIAVGYLISIIKGTIDGNVDIPSIRIIKNLSDGIKVFIISIAYYLIPAIVVLIVAYLIGAYSIISQIFASFFYFGIEASIPSYFMVENIPNIVIIPIIATILLIISTLFLVIAIARFADSGNIKDGLNFKLVFSDIVKISWGKYILLLLILFFILLFILFVGFIISIIPFLGMIILFLVILPFMTIFYGRSIGLIYKKSKIRNT from the coding sequence ATGAAGACTATTGAACTTTTTAAAGATTCTTTATCCTATCCAAGTAAAGATGTTGATAAATTATTAACTTTAGGTGTTTTATTTTTCTTTGATGCAATTATATCTCTCTTACCTTCACTCACTACTGCTTTAGGTTATGGGCTTTTAACTCAGATTTTGTATTTTATCTCGAATATTATAGGTATTTTCATTGTTTTAATAGCTGTTGGTTATTTAATATCTATAATTAAAGGTACTATTGATGGAAATGTGGATATTCCTTCAATAAGAATTATAAAAAATCTTTCAGATGGAATTAAAGTATTTATTATTTCTATTGCATATTATTTAATACCTGCAATAGTAGTTCTAATTGTCGCTTATTTAATTGGTGCATATAGTATCATTTCTCAAATATTTGCATCATTTTTTTATTTTGGTATTGAAGCTTCTATTCCAAGTTATTTTATGGTTGAAAACATTCCTAATATTGTTATAATCCCTATAATCGCTACTATTTTGCTTATTATTTCTACATTGTTTTTGGTTATAGCTATTGCAAGGTTTGCTGATTCTGGTAATATTAAAGATGGATTAAATTTTAAGTTAGTATTTTCAGATATTGTAAAAATATCTTGGGGTAAATATATACTTTTATTACTAATATTATTTTTTATTTTACTGTTTATTTTGTTTGTGGGATTTATAATTTCGATTATTCCATTTTTAGGTATGATAATATTATTTTTAGTAATTTTACCATTTATGACAATTTTTTATGGTAGAAGTATAGGTTTAATTTATAAAAAATCTAAAATTAGAAATACTTAG